From Kitasatospora sp. MAP12-44:
GTGAAGCCAAGGTCGGCGTGGATGGCAAGGCTGTGCGCAAGATGACGATCCGTCGGTCGGTGAAGCAGATGAGAGAAAATGCCAGGTGCAATCTCCTGAGCTGCGGGGTAGCTCAACTGGAGGCCGGGCACAGGATCTTGCTACTCCAAACCGGGTACGGCTTCAAGTCGCGTCACCCTATGGTGGACTCGGCCATGCCAACCGCTGCTACAGCATCACGGGAGGGATCAACGGATGGATCCGGACATGGCCGCACTGGCGGGCTCAGCCGGCAGCACCGTGGTCGCACTGATGGCCACCGACGCCTATCAGCGCACCCGCGAGGGCGTGCTCGCCCTCTGGCGCCGGGTGCACCCGGATCGGGCCGAGGCGGTCGCCGCCGAGCTGGACGCCACCCGGGACGAGCTGCTCAGCGCCCGCGCCGGCGGGGACCCCCTCGCCGAGCAGGAGCTCCAGAGCGAATGGCAGGGACGACTACGCCGGCTACTGGCCGCGGACCCCACCGCCGCGGACCAGCTGCGCCGCCTGATCGCGGAGGTCTCCCCGGCCGCCGAGGCCGCGGCTGGGCCCATCGTCCGCCAAAGCGCCGAGGCCCACGGCCACGGCAGGGTCTACCAAGCCGGACGCGACCAGCACATCACCGAGAGGTGACCGCCGACGACCGGGCGCAGCCCACCGAATCGACCGCCGTCAACCAAGGCCGGGCTTTCGGACATGGACGCGTCTACCAGGCCAGTCGCGACCAGCTGATCACCGAGCACCACCACCACTACGCGGGCCCCGAACCCGTCCCCTGGCCGTCGCCCGACTCGGTACGGGTGGCTCGCGCGGACCGCCCGCCCAGGATCCTGCGCAACCGCTGCAAGCTGCGCCAGACGCTCGGCACCGCGCTGCTGGAGGGCGGCAGCATCCAGGTCGTCCATGGCATGGGCGGCAGCGGAAAGACCTCGCTGGCCCACTGGGCCTTCCAGGAGGCCCAGCGCAGCGGCCGGATCGGGCTCTGGGTCACCGCCTCGGACCGGATGTCGCTGCGGGCGGCCATGCTCGCGGTCGCCGCCGACCGCGGTGCCGCGCCCGGAGAACTGCTCGCCGCCCACCACGGCCACCGGGCCGCCGCCGATCTGGTCTGGCACTACCTCGACCGGTCCGCCCAACCCTGGCTGCTCGTCATCGACAACGCCGACGAGCCGGCGTTCCTGGAGGAGGGCGGCTGGTTGCGCAGCAGCGCCGGCGGAACCGTCCTGGTCACCTCCCGGCATGCCACCACCCCGGTCTGGCGGGGAGCCGCCGTGCACCAGCTGGACCTCCTGCCGCTGGAGGACGCCGCCCAGGTGCTCTGCGACCTCGCGCCGGACACCGGTGACCTGGAGCAGGCCAGGGCAGTGGCCCGCCGGCTCGGCTGCCTGCCACTGGCCCTGGACCTCGCCGGGTCCTATCTCGCCAACCAACTCCTGGAGTCATGGACCATGGGCGAATACTTCGACCATCTGCAGGACGACGACGCGACCAGCCTGATCGACCAGGGCGCCGAACTCCGTTCCGGTGCACGGGAGTCGCGCCAACTCGTCTCCCGGACCTGGCAGCTCACCCTGGACGCGCTGAGCGCCCAGGGGATTCCCGAGGCGACCGCGCTGCTGCGACTGCTCTCCTGCTGGGCCCCCGATCCGCTACCCGTGGCCGTGCTGGCCCGCGGCGCAGCCGACGGCGCGCAGTTGGACGCCCTGACGCCTCCGCTGCCGAGCAGCCGACTGGAGGCGGCCCTGCGGGCTCTGCTGGACAACTCCCTGACGGCACTGCAGGAGTTCCCCACCGGCCCGGACGGTGCGAACACCCGCTGCGTGCAGGTGCACGCGGTGCTGCTCGACAGCGTCCACGCCGGTATGCCGCCGCTCGACCGGGATGCCTACGTCCGGGCGGCCACAGCCTTGCTGGCCACCGCGCTGCCCGAAGCCGGCCACCGCGGCGTGGGCTCGGCCAACCTGCGCCTGCTCGTCCCGCACGTCACCGCGCTGCTGCAGCGGACGGCGGCGACCGCACCGTCCGCGACCCTGCGGCTGGCGGTGGCGACCGCCCAGCAGATTCACGAGGTGGGCGACTACCAGGCCGCGCTGGCCCTGGCCGAACTGACGGCGCAGACCGCCCTGCGGGCGCACGGCGCCGATCACCCCGACACCCTGCTCGCCCAGCACCAGCAGGGCGATTCGCTGCGCCGCCTGGGACGACTGCGCGAGGCCGAGCAACTGCTGCGCGAAGTCCTGGGCCGGCGCGAGGAGTTCCTCGGCCACGACCATCCGGACACCTTGCAGAGCGCGGCGGTGCTGAGCACTCCGCTCTACCTGCTCGGGCAGCGCGAGGAGAGTCTCGCCCTGCTGGAGCGGGCGATCAGCGGGCAGCGCGGCGCCCTGGGCGACAACCACCTGGAGACGCTCAGAAGCCGCGCACTCGTCCTCGAATTCCTGGTCGACGCAGGGCGGTTCCCGGACTTCCTGGCCAACGGCCCAGCCACCGTCGCCGACTGCGAGCAGTTCCTCGGCCCAGACCACGGCGTCACCGCCATCGCCTACAGCAACTATGCGTACGGCCTGCTGCACGCGGGCACCCCGCAGGACGCTCACGCCGCGGCCGCACGGGCGCTGGCAGCTCGGATCCGCCACCACGGAACTGAGCACCCGCTGGTCTACTCGGCCAAGCTGGTGCTCAGTTGGGCCCTGATGCGGTGCGGCAGCCATCAGGAGGCGGTCGCCCTGATGCGGACGGCGGCGGCCGGGCGCGAGCGTCTCCTGGGCACCGACCACCCGCTGTCGGTGAAGGCCCGCATCCTGCTCGCGGAACGGCTGGCGGCGGCCGGCCAACCGCAGGAAGCCCGACAGTTGTTCGACGGGAACATCGCCGCCGCCACGCAGACCTACGGCCCGGGCGATCCCGACTTGACCAGGGTCCGCCTGCTCTTTCCCGAGTAGCCCTACCGCCATCCGATTCCCGCGCCGGGTGCCAGCCGCCCGGCGCGGCTTCGGCGTGCGCGCAAAGCATTGACAGCTGTGGAGCCCTGCGCTGTTATGTTGGCTGCGTCGTTTGATTCTGTCGCAACCTGATGGTTCGTCGAATCATTCCATCCCTCCCCCACCCGGGTGCCCGTGACGCCGAGCGCTCCACCTCGACCCCATCCTCACGGAGGACAGGTGCGCACATTCCCCTCGCTGGTCAGGACGTTCGTCCGGCCGGCTCTCGCTCTCGCGCTGGTTGCCGCGGCGGCGCCGGCGGCGCTGCTGGCGGCTGCGCCGGCGCAGGCCCAGGCCCAGGCCAACGGCGTGGCACTCACCCCGCCGATGGGATGGAGCAGCTGGAGCTTCCTCCGGAAGAATCCAACAGAAGCCAACATCGAGGCGCAGGCCAAGGCCATGTCCACCACCGGCCTGGTCGCGCACGGGTACAAGTACGTCAACATCGACGACTTCTGGTACCTCAACCCCGCCACCACCGTTGACGCGTACGGCCGTTGGGCCACCGACCCGAGCCACTTCCCCAACGGCATGGGCGCGGTGGGCAGTTATGTGCACAACCTGGGCGAGAAGTACGGGATGTACCTGACGCCGGGCATCCCGGTGGCCGCCTACAACCAGAACACCCCGATCCAGGGCACCTCGTTCCATGCCCGGGACATCGTCTCCAACACCCTGAGCTACGAGACCAACTACAACTTCGGCACCGGCTCGATGTACTACATCGACTACGCCAAGAACCCCGCGGCCGCCCAGGCCTACCTCAACTCCTGGGCCGACCAGCTGGCTTCGTACGGGGTGGACTACCTCAAGATCGACGGGGTCGGCGACTGGGACATCCCCGACATCCAGCACTGGTCGCAGGCGCTCAACCAGACCGGCCGGCCGATCCACCTGGAGCTGTCCAACTCGCTGGACATCAAGAACGCCCCGACCTGGCAGCAGAGCGCCAACGGCTGGCGGATCGACGGCGACGTGGAGTGCTACTGCAGCGCCTCCTCCTACCCGTTGACCGACTGGACCAATGTCGCCTACCGCTTCGGCGACGCCCCCGACTGGGCCGGCTACGCCGGGTCCGGCGGCTGGAACGACCTGGACTCGGTCGAGGTCGGCAACGGCGGCAACGACGGCCTCACCCCGGACGAGCGGCAGTCCCAGCTGACGCTCTGGTCCATCGAGGGCGCGCCGCTGCTGCTCGGCACCGACCTCACCAGCATGGACAGCGGCGACCTCGGCCTGCTCACCAACGACGAGGTGCTCGCCGTCGACCAGGCCGGCCACCCGGCCCGCCCGGTGGACCGGTTGACCCAGCAGCAGGTCTGGTCGGCGCCCAACGGGGACGGCAGCTACACCGTGGCGCTGTTCAACCTCACCGGCTCCGCCGCGCCGGTCACCGCCCGCTGGTCGGATGTCGGATTCAGCGGCTCGGCCTCGGTCCGCGATCTCTGGAGCCACACCGAACTCGGCTCCGCCAACGGCACGTTCAGCGCCACCATCCCGGCGCACGGCAGCCGGCTGCTCAAGGTCACCCCGACCGCCGGCGCGCACTCCACGCTGCTGCGCTACAACGTGGTCAACGCGGCCAGCGGCCAGTACCTGGACGTCAGCGGCGCGGCCACCGCGGACGACAGCCCGATCGTCCAGCAGCCGGCCGACGGCGGCACCGACCAGCAGTGGCAGCTCGTCCCGACCGGCGACGGCTACTACAAGCTGGAGAACGTCAACAGCGGCCTGCTGGTCAACATCCCCGGCGGCAGTTCCACCAGCGGCCTGCCGCTGATCCAGTACCACGACGACAACGCGCCCAACTCGCAGTGGAAGCTCACCCCGAACGCCGGCGGTGGCTACACGGTCGCCGGCCGCTCGGACGGCCAGAGCATGGACCTCGCCGGCGGCGCCACCGCCGCCGGGACGGCCGTCGTCCAGTCCGCGCCGGGCAGCTCCGCGAGCCAGCAGTGGAAGCTGGTGCCGGTGCCCGTCCCGGGGGCGCAGTACAAGCTGGTCAACGGCCGCAGCGGCGGCCGGATGGACGTCAACTTCGACTCCACCGGCGACAACGCGGCGATCGTGGAATGGTTCGACAACGAGGCGTCCGACCAGCTCTGGACCTTCACCGCGCAGAGCGGCGGCGCCTACACCATCGCCAACGCCAACAGCGGCAAGCTGCTGAACATCCCCGGCCCGAGCACCATCCAGGGCACCCAGCTGATCCAGTACCACGACGACGGCAACAGCAACTCCCGCTGGACGCTGGTCGATGCCGGACCCAACCTGGTCCAGCTGAAGAGCGTCTACGACGGCCAGCTGGTCGACCTCGACAACGGGTCGCTCTACCCGGGCGGCTCGGTGCTCCAGTGGCCCGCCGACGGCGGCACCAACCAGACCTGGTCGCTGGTCCCGCCGTCCTGACCGCAGCACCCTCGGCAACGCCGGCCCGACGCGGACACGCGTCGGGCCGGCGTTGCCATTTCCAGGTGCCTTCCCGGCGCTGCCGAATTCCGCTCCGGTCCGTAGTGGAATTGAATTCGCTCCACCTCGGAGCGAAATAGCGATCTCACCCGGCGGAAATTCCACGGAAATTCAGGAGGCCGATTCTGTGGACGACTACGAAACCTGACGGTAACTTACTAGCCAGTAGCAGCCGCGGCTCAGCATGACCCCCACCTGTCGTTTCTCTCCCCCAGGAGGAACCGTGCTCAGCCACGCCCGGAAATCCGCCCCTGCCCTTTTGGGCACCCTCGCCCTCACCGCCTCGTTGGTCGCCCTGGCCGCCCCCGGCGCTCAGGCCGCCCCGACCGATTCGAGCACCAGCGGCGCATATGTCGCACTCGGCGATTCCTATGCCGCCGGCGCCGGCGTTCCCGACCAGTCCGACGGGCTCTGCCTTCGTTCGGACCACAACTACGGCCACCTGGTGGCCGCCGCGCTGAACAGCAGCTCGTACACGGACGTCACCTGCTCGGCCGCCAAGATCAAGGACATCACCAGCTCGCAGATCGACGTCCTGCTCAAGGTCAACGACCCGCAGATCGACGCGCTCTCCAGCGGCACCCGGCTGGTCACCCTCGGCATCGGCGGCAACGACCTGGGCACCTCGACGCTGGGCATCGGCGACGTCATCGCCACCTGCATCGCGGGCGCCGTGGTCAACCCGGCCGGCACCCCCTGCAAGGACGTCTACGCCGACGGGCACTGGGTCTGGTCCTGGAGCAGCTTCTCCTGGAGCTGGCAGTACGGCGAGGACACCCTGGTCGACAGGATCAACACTGCGGCGCCCGCGCTGGCCTCCACCCTCCAGCAGATCCACGCCAAGGCGCCCAACGCCAAGGTGCTGCTGGTCGGTTACCCGTCCGTGCTGCCGGACGACGCCTCCGAGTGCGCGGGCCGCCAGCCCGTCACGGTCGGCGACGTGGCCTACCTGCACGGGATCCTCGGCCAGCTGAACGACATGCTGGCCGGCACCGCCGCGGCCAACGGCGCCACCTACGTGGACACCGCGACCCCCACCAAGGGCCACGACGTCTGCTCGGACGACCGCTGGATCGAGGGCGCCCTGCCGGGCTCGCCGGCCGTCCCGTTCCACCCGAACGCCACCGGCGAGCAGGCGATGGCGAACGCCGTCCTGGCCGCCCTGCACTGAGCAACACCAAGCTGAGCAACGCCAACTGAGCACCACCAGGGTGAGCGCGCAGCATGCGAAGGGGGCGTGGCCGACCACCGGCCACGCCCCCTCGGTGCGACGCCGCCTACTCCGCCTCGGCCTCCACGAGCTCCGGCCGGTGCTCGCGCAGCAGCAGGCCCGCCGACCACTTCTGCTCGACCTTGCCGAACTTCCAGAACGCCAGCGCGCCCAGCCAGGTCAGCACGAAGAGGCCGACGATCGCGTAGCCGACCAGGTTGAGGTCCAGCGCGCCGATCCAGCCGATCGGGCCCGAGGTGATGTCGAACTGCTCGCCCAGCAGCCCGACCAGCTCGATCAGCCCGATCACCAGCGCGACCAGCACCGACAGGCCGGTCACCGTGAGGTTGTAGTAGATCTTGCGGACCGGCTTGGAGAAGGCCCACTCGTAGGCGAAGTTCATGAACGAGCCGTCGATGGTGTCCAGCAGGCTCATACCGGCCGCGAACAGCACGGGCAGCACCAGCAGCGCGTACCAGGGCAGCGAGAAGGCCGCGGCGCCGCCGGCCAGTACCAGCAGCGAGACCTCGGTCGCGGTGTCGAAGCCGAGGCCGAAGAGCAGGCCGACCGGGTACATGTGCCAGGACTTGGTGACCGCCCGGGTGACCCGGCCCAGGATCCGGTTGAGGAAGCCGCGCTTGTCGAGCTGGCGCTCCAACTCGGCCTCGTCGAAGTCGCCGAGCCGCATCTTGCGGAAGACCCGCAGGATGCCGTTGAAGGCGGCCAGGTTGACCAGGCCGATCAGCAGCAGGAAGACACCGGAGACCGAGGTGCCGACCAGGCTGGTGGTGCGGTGCAGCGAGGAGTCGTCCGACTCGACCGCGCCGGCCAGCGAGCGGATGCCGAAGGCCAGCAGCGCGCAGAGCCCGAAGACGATGGACGAGTGGCCGAGCGAGAACCAGAAGCCCACCGAGAGCGGGCGCTTGCCCTGGCCCATCAGCTTGCGGGTGGTGTTGTCGATGGCGGCGATGTGGTCGGCGTCGAAGGCGTGCCGCATGCCGAGCGTGTAGGCGGTCAGGCCCATGCCCGCGCCGAAGACCTGACCGCCCATCGCGTAGTGCTTGGGTGCGATCACCGCGAGCAGGGTGAACCAGCCGACCACGTGCAGCGCCAGGACGAAGGCGCCCATGCCGGCCAGCCGGACCCACTCCTCGCGGGTGAGCCGGGCGGTCCACCGGGTCGGTGCGGTGGCTGTGGACGGCGCGCTGCTCATCGGCGGCGACCTCTTCTCGGGGCGTGCGGGCGTGCGGAACCGGATCATCCTGTCCCTTCGGTTGAGTAACTGCAAATGATGTGCAGATAGTGGGATCAGCACAGCTCCGAAATGTCCACTATTGTCCGGACCGCAGGAGTGCATCCCCCGCCCCTCGGAGGCCCCGCGTGCAGCACCCGACCTCGTACCCGTACCGCACCACCCGCGAGGACGTCCGGATCCCGCTCGCCTCCGGTGTCGAGTTGGCAGCCCGGATCTGGCACCCCGTCACCGACGCGCCCGTCCCCGCGCTGCTCGAGTACCTGCCCGACCGCCTCACCGACCGGACGGCGCCGCGCGACGCCCAGCGCCACCCCTGGTACGCCGGGCACGGCTATGCGAGCGTGCGGGTCGACGCCCGCGGCCACGGCAACTCCCCCGGCCTGCCCAACGAGGCCATGTCCGGTGACGGAGCGCTCGCCGACGGCGTCGCGGTGCTCAACTGGCTTGCCGCACAACCCTGGTGCACCGGCCGGGTGGGCATGTTCGGCCTCGGCCCCGGCGGCTCACTGGCCCTGCGGATCGCCGCCCTGGCCCCCGAGCCGCTCAAGGCGCTGGTCACCGCCGGCGCCGGCGACGACCGCTACGAGGCCGACGGCCCCTACCTCGGCGGCGCACCGCTGGCGCCCGCGCTGGCCGCCCGCTCGGCCGCCCTGCTGGCCGCCGCCGCCCACCCGCCGGA
This genomic window contains:
- a CDS encoding HoxN/HupN/NixA family nickel/cobalt transporter, encoding MSSAPSTATAPTRWTARLTREEWVRLAGMGAFVLALHVVGWFTLLAVIAPKHYAMGGQVFGAGMGLTAYTLGMRHAFDADHIAAIDNTTRKLMGQGKRPLSVGFWFSLGHSSIVFGLCALLAFGIRSLAGAVESDDSSLHRTTSLVGTSVSGVFLLLIGLVNLAAFNGILRVFRKMRLGDFDEAELERQLDKRGFLNRILGRVTRAVTKSWHMYPVGLLFGLGFDTATEVSLLVLAGGAAAFSLPWYALLVLPVLFAAGMSLLDTIDGSFMNFAYEWAFSKPVRKIYYNLTVTGLSVLVALVIGLIELVGLLGEQFDITSGPIGWIGALDLNLVGYAIVGLFVLTWLGALAFWKFGKVEQKWSAGLLLREHRPELVEAEAE
- a CDS encoding SGNH/GDSL hydrolase family protein, translated to MLSHARKSAPALLGTLALTASLVALAAPGAQAAPTDSSTSGAYVALGDSYAAGAGVPDQSDGLCLRSDHNYGHLVAAALNSSSYTDVTCSAAKIKDITSSQIDVLLKVNDPQIDALSSGTRLVTLGIGGNDLGTSTLGIGDVIATCIAGAVVNPAGTPCKDVYADGHWVWSWSSFSWSWQYGEDTLVDRINTAAPALASTLQQIHAKAPNAKVLLVGYPSVLPDDASECAGRQPVTVGDVAYLHGILGQLNDMLAGTAAANGATYVDTATPTKGHDVCSDDRWIEGALPGSPAVPFHPNATGEQAMANAVLAALH
- a CDS encoding alpha-galactosidase; protein product: MRTFPSLVRTFVRPALALALVAAAAPAALLAAAPAQAQAQANGVALTPPMGWSSWSFLRKNPTEANIEAQAKAMSTTGLVAHGYKYVNIDDFWYLNPATTVDAYGRWATDPSHFPNGMGAVGSYVHNLGEKYGMYLTPGIPVAAYNQNTPIQGTSFHARDIVSNTLSYETNYNFGTGSMYYIDYAKNPAAAQAYLNSWADQLASYGVDYLKIDGVGDWDIPDIQHWSQALNQTGRPIHLELSNSLDIKNAPTWQQSANGWRIDGDVECYCSASSYPLTDWTNVAYRFGDAPDWAGYAGSGGWNDLDSVEVGNGGNDGLTPDERQSQLTLWSIEGAPLLLGTDLTSMDSGDLGLLTNDEVLAVDQAGHPARPVDRLTQQQVWSAPNGDGSYTVALFNLTGSAAPVTARWSDVGFSGSASVRDLWSHTELGSANGTFSATIPAHGSRLLKVTPTAGAHSTLLRYNVVNAASGQYLDVSGAATADDSPIVQQPADGGTDQQWQLVPTGDGYYKLENVNSGLLVNIPGGSSTSGLPLIQYHDDNAPNSQWKLTPNAGGGYTVAGRSDGQSMDLAGGATAAGTAVVQSAPGSSASQQWKLVPVPVPGAQYKLVNGRSGGRMDVNFDSTGDNAAIVEWFDNEASDQLWTFTAQSGGAYTIANANSGKLLNIPGPSTIQGTQLIQYHDDGNSNSRWTLVDAGPNLVQLKSVYDGQLVDLDNGSLYPGGSVLQWPADGGTNQTWSLVPPS
- a CDS encoding tetratricopeptide repeat protein; the protein is MTADDRAQPTESTAVNQGRAFGHGRVYQASRDQLITEHHHHYAGPEPVPWPSPDSVRVARADRPPRILRNRCKLRQTLGTALLEGGSIQVVHGMGGSGKTSLAHWAFQEAQRSGRIGLWVTASDRMSLRAAMLAVAADRGAAPGELLAAHHGHRAAADLVWHYLDRSAQPWLLVIDNADEPAFLEEGGWLRSSAGGTVLVTSRHATTPVWRGAAVHQLDLLPLEDAAQVLCDLAPDTGDLEQARAVARRLGCLPLALDLAGSYLANQLLESWTMGEYFDHLQDDDATSLIDQGAELRSGARESRQLVSRTWQLTLDALSAQGIPEATALLRLLSCWAPDPLPVAVLARGAADGAQLDALTPPLPSSRLEAALRALLDNSLTALQEFPTGPDGANTRCVQVHAVLLDSVHAGMPPLDRDAYVRAATALLATALPEAGHRGVGSANLRLLVPHVTALLQRTAATAPSATLRLAVATAQQIHEVGDYQAALALAELTAQTALRAHGADHPDTLLAQHQQGDSLRRLGRLREAEQLLREVLGRREEFLGHDHPDTLQSAAVLSTPLYLLGQREESLALLERAISGQRGALGDNHLETLRSRALVLEFLVDAGRFPDFLANGPATVADCEQFLGPDHGVTAIAYSNYAYGLLHAGTPQDAHAAAARALAARIRHHGTEHPLVYSAKLVLSWALMRCGSHQEAVALMRTAAAGRERLLGTDHPLSVKARILLAERLAAAGQPQEARQLFDGNIAAATQTYGPGDPDLTRVRLLFPE